The Petrotoga mobilis SJ95 genomic sequence GAAAAGACCTATTTAAGCTGGATGATAGGTCATGGGGTCGAAGGTATTTTAGCTTCACCAGTTAGAGAAAGAAACGGTAAAAGTAATTTGAGATTATATCAAAATTTTTACAAAATGGGCATTCCAATAGTTTTCTACGATAGGATGTTTTATAGTCAAGGGCAATTTGATCATGTTATTGTAGACAACCAAGATGCAATCATTCAGGCCTTGATGCATCTAAAAGAAACGGGTCATGAAAAGATAGGTATTTTTTTGTCTAAAAAAGGAATATTCACTATAGAAGAAAGACTCAAAGGGTTTCTAAAGGGTTGTAAACTTTTAAATATTCCCGTTAAAAATGAATGGATCTGTGAAGATATATACCCTCATGAAAAAGCTATAGAAGTTTTAAATTGTCTAAAGAGAAAGAATACTTTACCAACGGCGATAATAGCAACAAACAACAATTTAACTAAGTATATAGTTTACGCTGCTAAAAAAAATAATATAAAAATTCCTGAAGAACTGTCTTTAGTTGGATTTGATGATTCACTTGAAAATGAATTGATAGATCCGCCTTTAACGACTATAAAACAACCAATATTAGAAGAAGGTAAGATAGCTGCCACATCTTTACTATCAAGAATAGAAGACAGATATGCCAGACCTATGAATGTAACATTAAAAAGTCAATTAATAAAAAGGAAATCAGTAAAGAATTTGAATTTATAATAGATTAAGTCATATAAGATATTTTGACAATCTTCTTAACTTAATAATAAATTTCAATTCATATACTCCTATATTAATTATATCTTCTGTCCCGCAAAACGTTTATTAATAGTATCGAAAAACTTTTTATGAAAGTCTCGTTATCTCTTAAGGTATTTAACAATAAAGGAGGAAAATTTCCATGTTATTTAAAAGCATAAGAGGAAGGATAACTTTAATTATCGTTGTAATTTTTGTTTTATTTGGGGCAGCAATCTCTTTCAATATTTTTTCTTTGATAAGATCCAACGATGGTTTGGGTAGTTATAGAGATCTTTCTGATGCAACGAATCAAATCTCTGAAATAGAAAACGACTTTTTTGAAACTGCTTTAGCCTTCAAAGACTATGTGATTAATTACGATGAACAAACAAGAGAAATTATTACTCAAAATATCAACTCTGTTCAAAGTTTCTTTACAGGTGAAACTACCGATTCAACACTTGTGCAAAACGTAATCACAAAGGTAGAGAGTTATGAAAGCGGGTTTAATCAAATTGTTCAATTGAACGAAGAAAAAAATAGACTCGTAAATCAAGATTTTAAAGATATATCCAATGAATTACGCCAAATTATTACCGACTTTAAAACCTTAGCCCAAGAAAATAATGTTTCGATCCTTTCTTTTTATAGTGATAATCTGTTGAATACACTGGATAATATAGATAATTTATCTTCCAAGTATTTCTCATCCAAATCTCTTGGAGATAAAAACAATGTTTTAGACGTTTTTACTGAAATGGATTATCAACTTTCGAATATAGAATATAGGTTAACCTCTGACGAACTAACTGAAATGTTCAACCAGACGAAAGACATGGTTGAACAATTCAAAGACACCTTCGATCAAATAGTCACAGCGATAGAATCCCAGGAGCCTATAATCGGGCAGATGGAGCAAGCAAGGGTAGAGATACTGTACCTATTAGAAGAACAAAGAAATAAATTAAAGGTCCAACAAGACACGTTAGGTCCATCACTCATAGAAGAAAACAACAGGGCTATAACCTTGACAGC encodes the following:
- a CDS encoding substrate-binding domain-containing protein; translation: MRKPTIKDIPKSLNLSPSTGIFKNSKSKIIGAIAFDISNPFFLDFLKGVEDVLFPREYKILLSNVDENIDKEKTYLSWMIGHGVEGILASPVRERNGKSNLRLYQNFYKMGIPIVFYDRMFYSQGQFDHVIVDNQDAIIQALMHLKETGHEKIGIFLSKKGIFTIEERLKGFLKGCKLLNIPVKNEWICEDIYPHEKAIEVLNCLKRKNTLPTAIIATNNNLTKYIVYAAKKNNIKIPEELSLVGFDDSLENELIDPPLTTIKQPILEEGKIAATSLLSRIEDRYARPMNVTLKSQLIKRKSVKNLNL